The following proteins come from a genomic window of Polaribacter dokdonensis:
- a CDS encoding dihydrofolate reductase: MITIIAAIAKNNALGKNNDLIWHLPADLKRFKKVTTGHHILMGRNTFESIGRPLPNRTTIIITKNENYVQEGCLIANSVEQAIEMAHEDNQIFIIGGAQVYEYAMKHDFADALDITLVHHEFDADVYFPEIDPSIWERVEREDFIADEKNKFDYSFIRYKKIAN, from the coding sequence ATGATTACAATTATAGCAGCAATTGCAAAAAATAATGCACTTGGTAAAAACAACGATTTAATTTGGCATTTACCTGCAGATTTAAAACGGTTTAAAAAAGTTACAACCGGTCATCATATATTAATGGGTAGAAATACATTTGAATCTATAGGTAGACCTTTACCAAACAGAACTACAATTATTATTACTAAAAATGAAAATTACGTTCAAGAAGGTTGTTTAATAGCTAATAGTGTAGAGCAAGCTATAGAAATGGCTCATGAGGATAATCAAATTTTTATTATTGGAGGAGCTCAAGTATATGAATACGCAATGAAGCACGATTTTGCTGATGCTCTAGACATTACTTTAGTACATCATGAATTTGATGCAGATGTGTATTTTCCAGAAATTGATCCTTCAATTTGGGAAAGAGTAGAAAGAGAAGATTTTATTGCTGATGAGAAAAATAAATTTGATTATAGTTTTATCAGATATAAAAAAATAGCTAATTAA
- a CDS encoding DUF6146 family protein: MKFIKRLFFLSIISIVFYACGSSPLNNPEIEKEEPVVIANDSLEYEVIIIDPGFTTFLNSIAQPEGFYSQKYMEARNRAWVFTWNQRAQNSFQFNPNIYENIIDYQPTIDYGYEVNYKLFNYFLFAQRKYKMSLGGGFRARIN; this comes from the coding sequence GCATAGTATTTTATGCATGTGGATCATCGCCTTTAAATAATCCTGAGATAGAGAAAGAGGAACCTGTTGTAATTGCAAATGATAGCCTAGAATATGAGGTAATTATAATAGACCCAGGTTTTACAACGTTTTTAAACTCAATTGCTCAGCCAGAAGGCTTTTACTCGCAAAAATATATGGAGGCTAGAAATAGAGCTTGGGTATTTACTTGGAATCAACGAGCACAAAATTCGTTTCAGTTTAATCCAAATATTTATGAGAACATTATAGATTATCAACCAACCATAGATTATGGCTATGAAGTGAATTACAAGCTTTTTAACTATTTTTTATTTGCGCAAAGAAAATATAAAATGAGTTTAGGTGGTGGTTTTAGAGCTAGAATTAATTAG
- a CDS encoding isoamylase early set domain-containing protein, producing MSIKKKFLKTKPVCKVTFTLPAEEAQSAAVVGNFNEWNTEATPLKKLKNGSFKGTVDLESGNSYEFRYVVDGKYLNDQEADAFAWNDYANAENSVLSL from the coding sequence ATGTCTATTAAAAAGAAATTTTTGAAAACGAAACCAGTTTGTAAAGTAACCTTTACTTTACCTGCTGAAGAAGCACAAAGTGCTGCAGTTGTTGGTAACTTTAACGAGTGGAATACAGAAGCAACTCCATTAAAAAAATTAAAAAACGGATCTTTTAAAGGCACTGTTGATTTAGAATCTGGTAATTCTTATGAATTTAGATATGTAGTTGATGGTAAGTATTTAAACGATCAAGAAGCAGATGCTTTTGCTTGGAACGATTATGCTAATGCTGAAAATAGCGTTTTAAGTTTATAA